The stretch of DNA GCCGCACGGTCGACCCGGACGATCTCGAGGCCCCGCAGGACGAGTACAACGAGGTCGACCGCGAGTTCGTCGAGATGATGGTGCCGCACCACCAGCAGGCCGTGGAGATGGCGGCCCTGGCGGCGAAGCACGCGAAGGATCCCGCGGTCGCTGGGTTCGCGCAGCGGATCGGCGACACCCAGAAGGGCGAGATCGACGTCCTCCAGGGCTGGCTCGAGACCCGAGACCTGCCGAAGGCGTCGCTGACGGCGACGGGCGATCACGCCACCCACATGGAGGGCATGCTCACGCCCGAGCAGATGGACGAGCTGGCCGCCGCCCGCGGCGCCGCGTTCGACCGGCTCTTCGTCCGCCGCATGATCGCCCACCACGAGGGCGCGCTCGCGATGGCGGACCAGGCACTGAGCGACGGCATCGACACGACGAACCGGGGCTTCGCCGCGGACGTCGCCGCGTCGCAGTCCGCCGAGATCACCCGGCTCCAGCAGATCCAGCAGACGCTCTGACCCGGCCGGCCGCACGAGCGGCCGGCCCGGTCGGGCGCCGGGGCCCACGTACCATGGGACGGTCATGACGAAGACCTATGAAGTCCGTACGTACGGCTGCCAGATGAACGTGCACGACAGCGAGCGGCTGTCGGGCCTGCTCGAGACCGCCGGTTACGCCGCGGCGCCGTCGGGGGAGACCCCGGACCTCGTGGTCTTCAACACCTGCGCGGTGCGCGAGAACGCCGACAACAAGCTGTACGGCAACCTCGGCCACGTCGCGAGCCTCAAGGCGAAGAAGCCGGGCATGCAGGT from Aeromicrobium phoceense encodes:
- a CDS encoding DUF305 domain-containing protein — translated: MTLVRRAVATVGVVLTLTVAAACSGEEKKDGPVVNVPGKVGESSRTVDPDDLEAPQDEYNEVDREFVEMMVPHHQQAVEMAALAAKHAKDPAVAGFAQRIGDTQKGEIDVLQGWLETRDLPKASLTATGDHATHMEGMLTPEQMDELAAARGAAFDRLFVRRMIAHHEGALAMADQALSDGIDTTNRGFAADVAASQSAEITRLQQIQQTL